Proteins encoded in a region of the Paenibacillus pedocola genome:
- a CDS encoding purine-nucleoside phosphorylase: MAVTQDHIQEAVAYIKDQCTVAPEIGLILGSGLGILADLITDEVVIPYNAIPHFPVSTVEGHEGELLIGMIEGRRVVMMKGRFHMYEGYGPETTAFPVRVMKELGVNSLLVTNAAGGVNTDFTPGDLMLITDHLNLTGRNPLTGPNDNALGVRFPDMSTAYSPRLIAVAKEAAAAQNFEFKEGVYAGLLGPNYETPAEIVMLRRQGADAVGMSTVSETIVARHAGIEVLGISCITNMAAGILEQPLNHAEVMETAERVREHFLKLVLAFIPKM, from the coding sequence ATGGCAGTGACTCAAGACCATATTCAAGAAGCAGTAGCTTATATTAAAGATCAATGTACGGTAGCTCCGGAAATCGGCTTGATTCTCGGCTCCGGTCTGGGCATTCTGGCCGATCTGATTACAGATGAAGTCGTAATTCCCTACAATGCTATCCCGCATTTCCCTGTCTCCACTGTAGAAGGGCATGAAGGCGAGCTGCTGATCGGCATGATCGAAGGCCGCCGGGTTGTCATGATGAAAGGCCGATTCCATATGTACGAAGGCTATGGCCCTGAGACAACTGCATTTCCGGTGCGTGTCATGAAAGAGCTGGGCGTAAACAGCCTGCTCGTTACCAATGCCGCAGGCGGTGTGAACACAGACTTCACTCCGGGCGACCTGATGCTGATCACTGATCATTTGAATCTGACCGGCCGCAATCCGCTGACAGGACCGAATGATAATGCGCTTGGCGTACGTTTCCCGGATATGTCGACCGCCTACAGCCCGCGTCTGATTGCAGTAGCGAAGGAAGCTGCGGCAGCGCAAAATTTTGAATTCAAGGAAGGCGTTTATGCCGGTCTGCTTGGTCCGAACTATGAAACACCGGCTGAAATCGTCATGCTGCGCCGCCAGGGTGCAGATGCCGTAGGAATGTCCACCGTATCTGAGACAATCGTGGCCCGCCATGCCGGCATTGAAGTACTGGGAATCTCCTGCATTACTAATATGGCCGCCGGAATTCTGGAACAGCCGCTGAACCATGCTGAGGTGATGGAGACAGCTGAACGTGTGCGCGAGCACTTTTTGAAGCTGGTTCTGGCGTTTATTCCGAAGATGTAG
- the deoB gene encoding phosphopentomutase gives MSSFKRIGFIVLDSVGIGEAPDAESFGDKGSHTLGHILERVPGLKLPNLQRLGLANIAPLPPLEPVDAPTGYYGKMQEVSVGKDTMTGHWELMGLKIEVPFNVYPDGFPAELIEKFEAATGRKVIGNKPASGTEILVEYGEEQMKTGAWIVYTSADSVFQLAAHEEIIPLEELYSACKIARELTMAPEFSVGRVIARPYVGEPGDFKRTPNRHDYAVKPPEPTVMNALEDIGKDVIAVGKINDIFTGEGVTASYPTKSNEHGIQITIDELRKPFDGFLFTNLVDFDSLYGHRRDPEGYGRALEVFDEALPELLSTLSEDDLLIISADHGNDPIHSGTDHTREYVPLLIYSPRFKTPGSLGIRQTFSDVAATIADNFGAKAPQYGTSFLAELK, from the coding sequence ATGTCCTCATTTAAACGGATCGGATTTATTGTGCTGGATAGTGTGGGTATCGGTGAAGCGCCGGATGCCGAAAGTTTCGGAGATAAAGGTTCCCATACACTGGGACATATTCTGGAGCGGGTGCCGGGCCTCAAGCTGCCGAACCTGCAAAGATTAGGCCTGGCGAATATTGCGCCGCTGCCGCCGCTTGAACCTGTAGATGCGCCAACCGGATATTACGGCAAAATGCAGGAGGTATCTGTAGGTAAAGATACGATGACCGGCCATTGGGAACTGATGGGGCTGAAGATTGAAGTACCGTTCAATGTGTATCCGGACGGCTTCCCCGCTGAACTGATCGAGAAGTTCGAAGCAGCAACGGGACGTAAAGTCATCGGGAACAAACCGGCTTCAGGCACAGAGATTCTGGTGGAGTACGGTGAAGAGCAGATGAAGACCGGAGCCTGGATTGTCTACACTTCGGCGGACAGCGTGTTCCAGCTTGCAGCACATGAGGAGATTATTCCGCTGGAAGAGCTGTACAGTGCCTGCAAAATCGCCCGCGAGCTGACGATGGCACCTGAATTCTCAGTAGGCCGCGTCATTGCCCGTCCATATGTCGGCGAACCGGGAGACTTCAAACGTACCCCTAACCGTCATGATTATGCCGTGAAGCCTCCGGAACCGACGGTTATGAACGCTTTGGAAGACATCGGCAAAGATGTTATTGCTGTTGGTAAGATCAACGACATCTTTACCGGTGAAGGGGTTACAGCCTCTTACCCGACCAAGAGCAATGAGCATGGCATTCAGATCACGATTGACGAGCTTCGCAAGCCGTTTGACGGCTTCCTGTTCACCAATCTGGTAGACTTTGATTCCCTGTACGGCCACCGCCGTGATCCGGAAGGCTACGGACGTGCACTGGAGGTTTTTGACGAAGCCCTGCCGGAACTGCTATCAACACTAAGCGAAGATGATCTGCTGATTATTTCGGCCGACCATGGGAATGACCCGATCCATAGCGGAACGGATCATACGCGCGAGTATGTGCCGCTGCTCATTTACAGCCCAAGATTCAAGACGCCGGGCAGCCTCGGCATCCGCCAGACCTTCTCTGATGTTGCGGCAACGATTGCAGATAATTTCGGGGCAAAAGCGCCGCAGTACGGGACAAGCTTTTTGGCAGAACTCAAATAA
- a CDS encoding purine-nucleoside phosphorylase produces MTQTTIAYGTQVKEAAAYIKSKFGQYSPSIGLILGSGLGDLGDQIEDAVYLPYEEIPHFPRSTVEGHAGRFVIGKLEGKDVIIMQGRFHYYEGYEMRKVVLPVYVMAKLGVGTLVITNAGGGMNRAFKAGDLMLITDHLNMTGDNPLIGPNDPELGVRFPDMSRAYDPEYIELAKKLAVDVKGVDGEALVLQEGVYAGISGPTYETPAELKMLAYLGGDAVGMSTVPEVIVASHSKLRVLGITCITDMAIGDELEPLTHEQVVKVANLTKPKFIGLVRAFVREVQV; encoded by the coding sequence ATGACACAGACAACTATCGCTTACGGTACCCAAGTAAAAGAAGCGGCAGCATATATTAAGTCCAAATTCGGACAGTACAGCCCAAGCATCGGACTGATTCTTGGTTCGGGGCTTGGTGATCTGGGCGACCAGATTGAAGACGCAGTCTATCTGCCTTACGAAGAAATTCCTCATTTCCCGCGTTCCACGGTGGAAGGTCATGCCGGCCGGTTCGTAATCGGTAAGCTGGAAGGCAAGGATGTAATCATCATGCAGGGCCGTTTCCACTATTATGAAGGCTATGAAATGCGCAAAGTTGTGCTGCCTGTGTATGTAATGGCTAAGCTGGGCGTAGGAACGCTGGTTATTACCAATGCCGGGGGCGGCATGAACCGGGCGTTCAAAGCCGGTGACCTGATGCTGATCACTGACCACCTCAATATGACCGGTGACAACCCGCTGATCGGACCGAATGATCCGGAGCTGGGTGTACGTTTCCCGGATATGTCCCGTGCCTATGACCCTGAATATATTGAGCTGGCCAAAAAGCTGGCGGTTGACGTCAAAGGTGTTGACGGTGAAGCGCTTGTGCTGCAGGAAGGCGTTTATGCCGGCATCAGCGGCCCGACTTATGAGACACCGGCTGAGCTGAAAATGCTCGCTTACCTCGGCGGAGACGCGGTCGGCATGTCCACCGTACCGGAAGTGATTGTTGCCAGCCACAGCAAGCTGCGCGTGCTCGGCATCACTTGTATCACCGACATGGCGATTGGCGATGAGCTGGAGCCGCTGACACATGAGCAGGTAGTGAAAGTAGCTAACCTGACCAAGCCGAAATTCATCGGACTTGTCCGTGCATTTGTGCGTGAGGTACAGGTATAA